TGTCTTCGGTGACCTTCTTGATGGTCTTGTGCAGCTCGACCAGCGTCTCTTTTTGCGCTGGATCCTGGCTGATTTTTTCCGAAAGGCCTGTGTCTGCGCACACCAATCTCCAGATTCTGGAAAGGAATCGGTGTACACCGCCGACGCTTCGCGGATTCCAAGGCTTCATCTGCTCGAGAGGTCCCATGAACATCTCATAAAGCCTGAGCGAGTCGGCACCGAACTCCGCGATCACCGAGTCCGGATTGACCACGTTTCCGCGAGATTTGGCCATCTTCTCTGTGAGTTCCAAAAGCTCGATATCGGCGTCTGGGTGGTAAGGCTTTTCGCCTTTCCACAAGACATCATCTGCGTGCACGGTTCGGGGGAGAAGATCTTCGAACTTCTCTTTGTCTTTGTACCCGACCTTTTGGCCGTCTTTGGTCTCGTAGAATTCGTACGCAAGTCCAAGGACCATGCCCTGATTCACGATGCGTTGGAACGGCTCTTTGGTCGTAACGAGACCGCAATCGTAGAGAACTTTATGCCAGAATCGGGCATAGAGAAGGTGCAAGACGGCATGTTCCGTGCCGCCGACATAGAGGTCCACGTTCATCCAGTACTTTTCTTTCTCGGCGTCCCAAGGTGCTTGATCGTTCTTTGGGTCGATGTAACGCAGATAGTACCAGCATGAGCCGGCCCACTGAGGCATGGTGTTCGTCTCACGCAGCGCGGGCCTGCCCGCCGAGTCCGTAGCCTTCAGCCATTCTTTTGCGCGAGCGAGAGGGGGCTCACCGTCGCCGGTCGGCTTGAAGTCGTCTAACTCAGGAAGACGCAAAGGGAGTTGCTCTTCAGGGATGGCTTCGTGCGTGCCATCTTCACGGTGTACGATAGGGAACGGCTCGCCCCAGTAGCGCTGTCGAGAAAAGAGCCAGTCACGCAACTTGAAGTTGATCGTGGCTTTGCCGAGCCCTTTTTCCTCAAGCCATGCGGTGATTTTTTTCTTTGCTTCATCGTTATTCAAGCCGTCAATTAGACCTGAGTTCACATGCGGGCCGTCCCCTGTGAACGGCGCCTCTGTAACGTCTCCGCCCGAAACAACCTCAACGATCGGAAGCCCGAAGGTGCTTGCAAACTCCCAGTCACGCTCATCGTGTCCAGGAACCGCCATGATCGCACCTGTCCCGTAGCCCGCGAGCACGTAATCCGCGACCCAGATCGGGATGCGGGCATTGTTGACGGGGTTGATCGCATACGCGCCCGTGAACACGCCCGTTTTTGATTTCTGGAGTTCGGTCCGCTGGAGCTCAGATTTGCGCGCAGCCTCTTCTTTGTACGTTTGAACGGCGTCCTTTTGTTCATCGGATACGATCTGCTCCACAAGCGCGTGCTCGGGCGCGAGCACCATATACGTGGCGCCGAAAAGGGTGTCCGGTCGGGTCGTAAAGACGCGGATATTTGCTCGAGTTCCCCGCGCCGTCTCAGGGTCGAGCGCGAACTCGACCTCGGCGCCCGTGGAGCGGCCGATCCAGTTTCGCTGCATATCCTTGAGGTATTCAGGCCAGTCCAAGAGGTCCAAATCCTCTAACAAGCGATCGGCGTACTCTGTGATTTTGAGCATCCACTGTCGCATCGGCTTTCGGATGACCGGGAAGCCGCCGCGCTCGCTCTTGCCGTCGATGACCTCCTCATTGGCGAGCACTGTACCGAGCTCCGGGCACCAGTTCACGGGCACCTCAGCAATGTAGGCGAGTCCTCGCTCGTAGAGCTTGAGGAAGATCCACTGCGTCCACTTGTAATAACCAGGATCCGTGGTGTTAACCTCGCGCTCCCAGTCGTACGAAAATCCGAGGCGCTTGAGCTGGCGCTTAAACGTCGCCACGTTCTTGGCCGTGGTCTCCTCCGGATGGGTGCCCGTGTTGATCGCGTATTGCTCCGCAGGGAGGCCAAATGCATCCCATCCCATAGGGTGGAGCACGTTGAAGCCCTTGGCGCGCTTGTAGCGAGACACGATATCGGTGGCCGTATATCCCTCGCAATGGCCTACGTGTAGGCCGGAGCCGGAAGGGTATGGAAACATGTCGAGCACATAATACTTAGGCTTTTCGAAGTTATCATGCGCACGATTGCTCGCGTTTTCTTCCCAGAAGGCTTGCCATTTGGGCTCGATTTCGTTCGGGCGATATTCCGACATAGGACGACTACTTGGTAATGAGAAAAAGGAACAAAAAAACGGTGTGAAGGAATAGTTCATGCCCAAGAATCAATCAAGACTAAGCGCGGAACTGACAATGGGTTGGGGTCGCGCTATGGTCCGGCGAGTCCGGCATCAGGAGTGATATGAGATTTTTGAGTTTAATTCTAACCCTAGTGATCCTGGGTGGATGTGCGGGCGCGCCTGAGAAGGACGCGATTTGGCCGCCTGTATCAGGAACTCCTGAAAGTGCGCCGGCCAATTTGAACGCTCCAGCTGGCGCGACGCTCCTGAAAAGAAGCGAGGATGGCCGGCTCTGGATTGTAGGCGACTTGAGCGAAAAGAAGCCGGGGGACATTTTTTACGCTCGTTATAGCGGAACCTGGCCCCTTCAAGACATGGCACGTCCCGCGTTTGCAATGGGAGAGGTCGGGCGCGTTTATTCGGCTGGTTCGGCCCTCGCGCGGGTGATTTATGCACTTCCGTCGGTGGCGCTCGAGGACCTGGAGGTGACGTGGGGCTCACGAGAAAATCTTGAGGCCGTTGGCAAAGGCGTGTTGCCCTACATTAAGAACGCCGACTCAAACGAGGCTCGCCTCGAAATAGGCGAGGCGGAGGGCGTTCAGCCAGGAGATATCTATGGACTGATGCGATCAGGGGACGGTCCGATCGCCCGACGAATGGTCCGATTCTGCGTGGTCGTTGACGCTGCTGAGGTTGCAACCTGCCGACTGCTTCAGGGAGCTGAGATGCCCGAGCTGAATGTCGATCCGGTCGGGTACGCAGTCTTTCTTGAACATACCTATGGGAAAACTCCTCCAACGGCGAAAATCCAGCTCTTGAGCAGTGACCGGCAGCTTCTCGAAAAGCTTCAGGCGGCGTTCGATAAGCATCTAAGTGGCGTTGATCGAGCCAATATCAGTCTTGTGTTGGTAGATAAGGTTGTAGACCCGACGCGCCCGGACTTCCATCGCGTGGAGCGTGACGCTGAGTATTCAGGTGAGGCGACCATTGTGGTCGGTGTGCGATCTTTGGATGGTAAGATTCGTGCGAATTATACCGGCGTGGGGCCAGCGAGTGGGCCCGGAATGATAGCTGCTCCGCCAATCGGCGGGGTGGCGCTTGAATCCGAGGAAGACTTTCAGTCCTTTGCAGGCATGGTCTTCGCTGCGGTTCAGGTCTATCGCGGCCAGACGGCTGAAGCCCTCGGCCAGATTCGGGGGATGTTGGCTGACCCGGCACTCAAGGGGCCCATGCGCTGGCATTTGAGAGACCAGTTCGCCATGCGTTTTGCTGGCCTAGGGCGCATGGAAGACGCGATTTATCTGGTGGAGGAGGACATGGCGAGCGCGCGGGCAGCGGGCGACCAAGAGGCATACTTGAATGCGCTGGGGACCATCGTTCGCCTTCACGACTTGCAAGACCGCCCAGATAAGGCGCTCGCCGGGGCTTTGGAATATCTCGATGCACGCAAGCCCGGCGATCCGTCGAGCTATCTCGGAGCGCTCTCGATGTACGTGGAGATGCTCCTTGCGAAGAATCAGCTCGATGAGGCTAAGGCGCGAATTGAGGAGATGAAAAGCCTTTGTCCTGATGGTTGTGATGGGGATCTGGCCGGTCTTTTGTCCGGTGTCTATTGGGCTCTGCCCAAAGACGCGAAAGAGCTCCAAGCCGAGCTTCTCACCACACTTGAACAATACTCTATGGGCGCCAAGGGCGGCGCCGAGGCGGCCTTCCGAGTCTACCAGGGGCTATCTCTTTTTGGAGATGGTGATGTCGAACAAGGACTGATCGCCTTCTTGGAAGCTGAACGCCTCTACTCGGGCCTCAAGTATCAACAAGGTGTGGCGCGCGCACAGTTCCTGCGGATGATGGCTCAGATTTCCCGCGGTGAAGCTGACGATGCGCTCGAGGCCGGCAAGTCGGCGATCGAGATTCATCGGCAGCTACAAGATTTTGGGCAGGTGGCGACAGTCTACGAACGCCTTTCTGGTCTTTATGCGAATCTTGACGGCAGTATTCAGCCGGGACCCTGGCTCGGGGCCGGCGAGCACGTGATGCTTGGCGCTATCGCTGCCGCGAGTGCGATGGGGCACATCCCTCAATTGGCTGAAGCGAGTTTCAACTATGGGTCGTTTTTGATCCGTGTTGGGCAGACCGAGGATAGCAAAACTGGGTTTCGCCGGGCGGCAATTTATGCGATTCGCACAGCACGATTTGAAATTGCGGCGATGAGCCATCTCTCACTGGCCATGGTCGCGCGCCAGGAAGGCGATTTTGAGACGTTCCGTGATGAGTTGACGCGCGCTCAGGCTATGGCAAAAGTAGCCGACGACCCAGAACTGATGAAAGCCATCGAGAGGGCGCTGATGCCACCACCAGAGACCGAGGCACCACCGACGATCTCGCTCTAGAGGACGAGCGATAGGGAGAAGTATGGAAGCTTATATCCTAAAGATGGAGCCTGCGCTCAAGACCAAGGTGTGGGGCGGTCGACGACTCGAAACTCTTGGCCGGTCTCTGCCGGATTCCGAGTTCTACGGCGAATCATGGGAGGTTTCGGGCCTCGAAGATGGACCGTCCAAAATTGCAAACGGCCCGCTCAAATCAAAGACATTGATCGAGGCCTCGGAAATCTTGGGTGAGAGTCTTCTGGGCGAGCACCCGGTCTTTCCTTTATTGGTGAAGTTCCTCGACGCTCGCGAAGATCTAAGCGTTCAGGTTCATCCTGGAGCCCGTCATATCGATGAGATCCGGTCGAAGTTCGGGGAATCCGCCGATTCGAAAGACGAGGCGTGGCTGATTCTTGATGCGGATGACGAGGGCTCTATCCTCTGGGGAGTCAAAGAGCATATTGATTCAGAGACCATGGCGTCTGCCCTTCGCGAAGGTACTCTCGTCTCGTATTTGCGCCGAATTCGGGTCAAGAAAGGGGATGTGTTCAGGGTGCCACCGGGTACGATTCATGCCATCTGTGCCGGAGTTCTTTTGCTGGAGATACAGGAACCTTCGGACACCACCTACAGGCTCTATGATTACGACCGCCCGGGCTTGGACGGTGAGCCGCGAGAGCTCCACATCGAACAAGCGCTTCACGTGGCACGGCGCTTCCCGGAAGATCCAACAGAGGTGCGTTGCCTGGACGGGGAGCCGCTGACCGATACCCGAAGTGTGCTTCTCGTAGACGCTCCCACCTACCGGATCGAGAGGTTCCAACTGGTGGACCACTCCGAGGCGTTGACGCTTAACGCCCCCGGCCCTTACGTCTTGACGGTCTTGGAAGGACATATCTGGCTGAACGATGTAGAGCTGCGAGATTGGGATTCCGCGGTGATTCCCGCTCAATTTTCAAACGTGCATGTACAAGGGAGCGGAACTTTTGTACTGAGCGCCGCACGATCGTGAATCCTTCGTTGATGCCGATACATCACAAGGCGAGATCGACTCAGATCGTACTTTAAAGCGGTGTTCAATGTCGCGTGACCAAAAACAAGATGTCTCGTTGCTTCAAGATAGGGAGCAACTCCTCGATTATTTTCGTGCTGGGATAAAGAGCGCGGACCGTCTCACCATCGGCACCGAACACGAGAAGTTCCTCTGGCACCGAGCCAACGGACGCTTGTTCAATTTTGACGAGATCGAGGGTCTTCTGCACAAGCTGGGCGATCGTTTTGGCTACGAAAAGGCCTGGGACGGCGACCGATTGGTTGCGTTGGAGCGAAATGACGAGGCGATCACCTTAGAGCCAAGCGGCCAATTCGAGCTTTCCGGTGGTTTGAAGAAGACCATTTTCGAGACAGAGGTAGAGCTCGAGCGACATTTTGAGGAACTGAACGCCGTGGGTGGCCCGGAAATGGGCATGGCACTCTTGGGCATCAACCCTTACGACGATATCTCTGACCTCGGTTGGGTGCCGAAATCTAGATACAAGATCATGCGCGAGTACTTGCCCACCCGTGGTGACCTTGCGCATTGGATGATGAAGCTCACCTGTACCATTCAGGCGAATATGGACTTCACGTCCGAGGAAGATGCATCCGATCTCGTCCGAACCGGGTACGTGGTCTCGCCCTTTGTTCACGCGCTCTTTGCAAATAGTTCGGTACATCACGGAAAGCCGAGCGGATATCAGTCCTACCGTGGACATATTTGGACTCGAACCGACCCTGACCGCTCCGGTGTACCCGATTTTGTGCTCCGCGATGATTGGGGATTTGGTGAGTATTTGGATTACGTTCTGGACGTCCCGATGTTCTTTATTCGGCGTGACCACGGCTACGTCAACCTTGCTGGGCGCTCCTTCCGTGAGTTCATGGAAAAGGGACTCGATGGCTACCAAGCCACGATGGGCGATTTTGAACTTCACCTCTCCACCGCTTTCCCCGAGGTTCGCATGAAGCGATATGTGGAAGTCCGGAGCGGCGATGGTGGCCCGTTGAGTCATATGTTGGCGCTACCCGCATTCTGGAAGGGCGTGCTCTACGACGCTGAGGCTCGTCGCGAATCATGGGAACGATTGAGCTGGCTTGATCACGGAAATCTGCTCAGTCTAAACCTCGAAGCCTCAAAGAACGGCATTCATGGGGTCGCGCCGAACGGGGAGTCGATCATGGATATCTGCCGTGATCTGGTGCGAATTTCATCCGAAGGGCTCGCACGTCTCGCCAAACGAGATGGACATGACTCGGAAGCGATCTTCCTGCAACCCCTTCAAACCATT
This Microvenator marinus DNA region includes the following protein-coding sequences:
- the leuS gene encoding leucine--tRNA ligase; its protein translation is MSEYRPNEIEPKWQAFWEENASNRAHDNFEKPKYYVLDMFPYPSGSGLHVGHCEGYTATDIVSRYKRAKGFNVLHPMGWDAFGLPAEQYAINTGTHPEETTAKNVATFKRQLKRLGFSYDWEREVNTTDPGYYKWTQWIFLKLYERGLAYIAEVPVNWCPELGTVLANEEVIDGKSERGGFPVIRKPMRQWMLKITEYADRLLEDLDLLDWPEYLKDMQRNWIGRSTGAEVEFALDPETARGTRANIRVFTTRPDTLFGATYMVLAPEHALVEQIVSDEQKDAVQTYKEEAARKSELQRTELQKSKTGVFTGAYAINPVNNARIPIWVADYVLAGYGTGAIMAVPGHDERDWEFASTFGLPIVEVVSGGDVTEAPFTGDGPHVNSGLIDGLNNDEAKKKITAWLEEKGLGKATINFKLRDWLFSRQRYWGEPFPIVHREDGTHEAIPEEQLPLRLPELDDFKPTGDGEPPLARAKEWLKATDSAGRPALRETNTMPQWAGSCWYYLRYIDPKNDQAPWDAEKEKYWMNVDLYVGGTEHAVLHLLYARFWHKVLYDCGLVTTKEPFQRIVNQGMVLGLAYEFYETKDGQKVGYKDKEKFEDLLPRTVHADDVLWKGEKPYHPDADIELLELTEKMAKSRGNVVNPDSVIAEFGADSLRLYEMFMGPLEQMKPWNPRSVGGVHRFLSRIWRLVCADTGLSEKISQDPAQKETLVELHKTIKKVTEDTEELRFNTAIAAMMEFVNHLYKLDTVPFEVLPPFIQLLAPYAPHLAEEVWERLGQTPGIQTQAWPAWNEELLKRDSYQLAVQVMGKLRGTIDCPTDADQGAAQELAMKDENVAKHLEGKTIRKVVFVPGKILNFVAN
- a CDS encoding type I phosphomannose isomerase catalytic subunit, with the protein product MEAYILKMEPALKTKVWGGRRLETLGRSLPDSEFYGESWEVSGLEDGPSKIANGPLKSKTLIEASEILGESLLGEHPVFPLLVKFLDAREDLSVQVHPGARHIDEIRSKFGESADSKDEAWLILDADDEGSILWGVKEHIDSETMASALREGTLVSYLRRIRVKKGDVFRVPPGTIHAICAGVLLLEIQEPSDTTYRLYDYDRPGLDGEPRELHIEQALHVARRFPEDPTEVRCLDGEPLTDTRSVLLVDAPTYRIERFQLVDHSEALTLNAPGPYVLTVLEGHIWLNDVELRDWDSAVIPAQFSNVHVQGSGTFVLSAARS
- a CDS encoding glutamate--cysteine ligase, with the translated sequence MSRDQKQDVSLLQDREQLLDYFRAGIKSADRLTIGTEHEKFLWHRANGRLFNFDEIEGLLHKLGDRFGYEKAWDGDRLVALERNDEAITLEPSGQFELSGGLKKTIFETEVELERHFEELNAVGGPEMGMALLGINPYDDISDLGWVPKSRYKIMREYLPTRGDLAHWMMKLTCTIQANMDFTSEEDASDLVRTGYVVSPFVHALFANSSVHHGKPSGYQSYRGHIWTRTDPDRSGVPDFVLRDDWGFGEYLDYVLDVPMFFIRRDHGYVNLAGRSFREFMEKGLDGYQATMGDFELHLSTAFPEVRMKRYVEVRSGDGGPLSHMLALPAFWKGVLYDAEARRESWERLSWLDHGNLLSLNLEASKNGIHGVAPNGESIMDICRDLVRISSEGLARLAKRDGHDSEAIFLQPLQTILETRKSAADCVAEDVERLSRIELLSKYSL